In one Desulfomicrobium escambiense DSM 10707 genomic region, the following are encoded:
- a CDS encoding P-II family nitrogen regulator, producing the protein MKRVEIITRPYKLDEIKEALTGMGIQGMTVTEVKGFGRQRGHKEVYRGAEYQVDFVSKVKIEIVIDDEILDQALDVIQTAAKTGKIGDGKIFVSTIDNAIRIRTGESGASAL; encoded by the coding sequence ATGAAACGAGTGGAAATAATCACCAGGCCGTACAAGCTTGACGAGATCAAGGAAGCCCTGACGGGCATGGGCATCCAGGGCATGACCGTGACGGAGGTCAAAGGCTTCGGCCGCCAGCGCGGCCACAAGGAAGTGTACCGCGGAGCCGAGTATCAGGTCGACTTCGTGTCCAAGGTCAAGATCGAGATCGTCATCGACGACGAGATCCTCGACCAGGCCCTCGACGTCATCCAGACCGCGGCCAAGACCGGCAAGATCGGCGACGGCAAGATCTTCGTCTCGACTATCGACAACGCCATCCGCATCCGCACCGGCGAGTCCGGCGCTTCGGCCCTCTAG
- a CDS encoding ammonium transporter, whose product MNPTDTAFIIVCAALVMFMTPGLALFYAGMTRSKNALGTMMQSFAAIGVISLVWMFWGYSLSFGTDLNGLIGGLDFLALSGVGMQPHESIATNLPHMVFMIFQCMFAIITPALITGAFAERMRFSAFLIFIVLWCTFVYAPLCHWVWGGGWMFKMGALDFAGGAVVHMSSASAALAAALVIGKRKGWGKRSFLPHNLPMTMIGTALLWFGWFGFNAGSALAANELAGSAFVTTHMAAATAMLAWLFVEWKLHGKPTTLGAASGAVAGLVAITPAAGFVGVIPSVLIGLGAGIFCYFGVSLKSRFGFDDSLDVVGIHGIGGIWGALATGLFATKAVNAAGADGLFYGNPGQLWIQFVSVVATLAFSFTVTYALLKIVSAITPLRVTEEEEEAGLDVALHSESAYQA is encoded by the coding sequence GTGAATCCGACCGATACCGCTTTTATAATTGTCTGCGCCGCCTTGGTCATGTTCATGACCCCCGGGCTGGCCCTGTTCTATGCGGGCATGACCCGTTCCAAGAACGCCCTTGGCACCATGATGCAGAGTTTCGCAGCCATCGGCGTCATTTCCCTGGTCTGGATGTTCTGGGGCTATTCCCTGTCCTTCGGCACTGACCTGAACGGACTCATCGGCGGGCTGGACTTCCTGGCCCTGTCCGGCGTGGGCATGCAGCCTCACGAGTCCATCGCCACCAACCTGCCGCACATGGTCTTCATGATCTTCCAGTGCATGTTCGCCATCATCACGCCGGCGCTCATCACCGGCGCCTTTGCCGAGCGCATGCGCTTCTCGGCCTTCCTCATCTTCATCGTCCTGTGGTGCACGTTCGTGTACGCCCCGCTGTGCCACTGGGTCTGGGGCGGGGGCTGGATGTTCAAGATGGGCGCCCTGGACTTCGCCGGCGGGGCCGTCGTGCACATGAGTTCCGCCAGCGCCGCCCTGGCCGCGGCCCTGGTCATCGGCAAGCGCAAGGGCTGGGGCAAGCGCTCCTTCCTGCCGCACAATCTGCCCATGACCATGATTGGCACGGCCCTGCTGTGGTTCGGCTGGTTCGGCTTCAACGCCGGCAGCGCCCTGGCCGCCAACGAGCTGGCTGGCAGCGCCTTCGTGACCACGCACATGGCGGCGGCCACGGCCATGCTGGCCTGGCTCTTCGTGGAGTGGAAGCTTCACGGCAAGCCCACGACCCTGGGCGCGGCCTCTGGCGCCGTGGCCGGTTTGGTGGCCATCACCCCGGCGGCCGGTTTTGTCGGCGTCATCCCCTCGGTGCTCATCGGCCTTGGCGCGGGCATCTTCTGCTACTTTGGCGTGAGCCTCAAATCCCGCTTCGGGTTCGACGACAGTCTCGACGTGGTTGGCATTCACGGCATCGGCGGCATCTGGGGCGCACTGGCCACGGGCCTCTTCGCCACCAAGGCGGTCAACGCCGCCGGCGCAGACGGCCTTTTCTACGGCAACCCCGGCCAGCTCTGGATTCAGTTCGTGTCCGTGGTGGCGACCTTGGCCTTTTCTTTCACCGTGACCTATGCTCTGCTGAAAATTGTCAGCGCCATCACGCCGCTGCGCGTGACCGAGGAAGAGGAAGAAGCCGGTCTGGACGTGGCTCTGCACAGCGAATCCGCCTATCAGGCCTAA
- a CDS encoding ammonium transporter, with amino-acid sequence MYAATRQTSTLLRPKVWALTLLLATITPTLAFAEGEALSQSNANLLWTLVAAILVMFMQAGFALVEMGFARAKNAGNILMKNLLDFAAGQPAFFLLGFGLMFGQDIGGFIGSSGFILAGNDPTSDAGMWNLTFWFFQSVFAATSATIISGGIAERTKFSAYIIVSVVVSAVIYPISGHWAWGSLWGAGELGKGWLETMGFIDFAGSTVVHSVGGWMALAGAMVLGPRIGKYSPDGKAKAIPGHNIPMAGLGVFILWFGWFGFNPGSTTAVNGAIGYIAVNTSLAGCMGTLGAMIYAWIKHGKPDTSMALNGALAGLVAITAGCYEVSPVGSLVIGFLAGILVVVSLEFIDQVLKIDDPVGASSVHGVCGMFGTIMVGFFAAPGYGSSIGLLYGGGTDLIVTQIIGAAAVFAWAFGAGLILFYLLKVTIGIRVTQEEELKGLDITEHGMESYNGFQIFTNE; translated from the coding sequence ATGTACGCGGCAACCAGACAAACATCGACCCTGCTCAGACCAAAAGTCTGGGCTCTGACCCTACTCCTGGCAACCATTACCCCGACCCTGGCGTTCGCCGAAGGGGAGGCCCTGTCCCAGTCCAACGCGAACCTGCTGTGGACTCTGGTGGCGGCCATCCTGGTCATGTTCATGCAGGCCGGATTCGCGCTGGTGGAGATGGGCTTCGCACGCGCCAAGAACGCCGGCAACATCCTGATGAAGAACCTGCTCGACTTCGCGGCCGGGCAGCCCGCCTTCTTCCTGCTGGGTTTTGGACTGATGTTCGGGCAGGACATCGGCGGCTTCATCGGATCGAGCGGATTCATCCTGGCCGGCAACGACCCGACCAGCGACGCGGGGATGTGGAACCTGACCTTCTGGTTTTTCCAGTCCGTGTTCGCGGCCACATCGGCAACCATCATCTCCGGCGGCATCGCCGAGCGCACGAAATTTTCAGCCTACATCATCGTCAGCGTCGTGGTCTCGGCCGTCATCTACCCCATCTCCGGGCACTGGGCCTGGGGCTCCCTGTGGGGCGCGGGGGAACTCGGCAAGGGCTGGCTTGAAACCATGGGCTTCATCGACTTCGCCGGCTCCACCGTGGTCCACTCGGTTGGCGGCTGGATGGCCCTGGCAGGAGCCATGGTCCTAGGCCCGCGCATCGGCAAGTACTCCCCCGACGGCAAGGCCAAGGCCATCCCAGGCCACAACATCCCCATGGCCGGCCTGGGCGTGTTCATCCTCTGGTTCGGCTGGTTCGGCTTCAACCCCGGCAGCACCACGGCCGTCAATGGCGCCATCGGCTACATCGCGGTCAACACCAGCCTGGCCGGCTGTATGGGCACTCTTGGCGCCATGATCTACGCCTGGATCAAGCACGGCAAGCCTGACACCTCCATGGCCTTGAACGGCGCCCTGGCCGGGCTGGTGGCCATCACCGCCGGCTGCTACGAAGTCTCCCCCGTCGGCTCGCTGGTCATCGGCTTCCTGGCTGGCATCCTGGTCGTCGTGTCCCTGGAATTCATCGACCAGGTCCTGAAGATCGACGACCCGGTCGGCGCATCGTCCGTGCACGGCGTGTGCGGCATGTTCGGCACGATCATGGTCGGCTTCTTCGCGGCCCCCGGCTACGGCTCAAGCATCGGCCTGCTCTACGGCGGCGGCACGGACCTCATCGTCACCCAGATCATCGGCGCGGCGGCGGTCTTCGCCTGGGCGTTCGGCGCAGGCCTGATCCTCTTCTACCTCCTGAAAGTGACCATCGGCATCCGCGTCACGCAGGAAGAGGAACTCAAAGGCCTGGATATCACCGAACACGGCATGGAATCCTACAACGGCTTCCAGATCTTCACCAACGAATAA